The Camelus dromedarius isolate mCamDro1 chromosome 1, mCamDro1.pat, whole genome shotgun sequence genome has a window encoding:
- the LOC105094362 gene encoding tripartite motif-containing protein 60, which produces MEFVTALADLQAGASCPICLDYLKDPVTIICGHNFCRSCIDMSWKDLNDTFPCPFCRFCCSERKLMRNLQLGNLIEIAKLLQMRKSKRKRQEEKLMCEKHNQVLIFFCQKDREVLCPQCSFSTDHRNHYIWPIEKAAPYHRKRLERCTELWKERMEQAEKVITMQTRKSLELKKKVEYRREEIKAEFEQLVLFLQNEQKTVLRQLQDEEMDILTKLNENLTKFSDHVSILKYLLKEIESKYVKSELELLADVKNIYHRYRTIESPEPFSFQLKEYGYSLPPQYSGLNKIIKQFQVDVVLDPETAHRKLIVSEDRKTVHYGSKMKSLSRNPRKFYLCPAVLGSQGYSAGRHYWEVEVKDKPEWIVGVCEDSLPRRRKSQNQWILVQDGLWGIGRCSQSNYVALGPKKINLLPRVTPSKIGVFLDYDLGEVSFYNLSDRALLYIFSDCFTEALWPYFYTGTDSKPLKICTVADSE; this is translated from the coding sequence ATGGAGTTTGTGACAGCCCTGGCAGACCTCCAGGCAGGGGCGAGCTGCCCCATCTGTCTGGACTACTTGAAAGACCCAGTGACTATCATCTGTGGGCATAACTTCTGTCGGTCCTGTATTGATATGTCCTGGAAGGATCTAAATGATACTTTCCCCTGCCCTTTTTGCAGATTTTGCTGTTCAGAAAGGAAATTGATGCGCAATCTCCAGCTGGGCAATTTGATTGAAATTGCTAAGCTGCTCCAGATGAGAAAAAgcaagaggaagaggcaggaagagaagcTTATGTGTGAAAAGCACAAtcaggttttgatttttttctgtcagaAGGACCGAGAGGTTTTATGTCCACAGTGCAGTTTCTCCACTGATCACCGGAATCACTACATTTGGCCCATAGAAAAAGCTGCCCCCTATCACAGGAAAAGATTGGAGCGTTGCACTGAGCTTTGGAAGGAGAGAATGGAGCAAGCTGAAAAAGTAATAACTATGCAAACCAGAAAATCATTGGAACTGAAGAAGAAAGTGGAATAtaggagagaagaaataaaggctGAATTTGAGCAACTTGTGTTGTTTCtccaaaatgagcaaaagactgtTCTTCGGCAATTACAAGATgaagaaatggatattttaacaaaactaaatgaaaatctAACAAAATTTTCAGATCATGTTTCCATATTAAAATATCTATTAAAGGAGATAGAGAGCAAATATGTGAAGTCAGAACTGGAATTACTGGCAGATGTTAAAAATATCTACCATAGGTATAGAACCATAGAGTCTCCTGAACCTTTTTCATTCCAGTTGAAAGAATATGGTTACAGTCTTCCTCCACAGTATTCTGGCCTAAACAAAATTATCAAGCAGTTTCAAGTAGATGTAGTTCTAGATCCTGAAACAGCACATCGTAAACTTATTGTCTCAGAAGATAGGAAAACTGTGCATTATGgaagtaaaatgaaaagcttATCTCGTAACCCGAGGAAATTTTATCTCTGCCCAGCTGTTCTGGGTTCTCAGGGCTATAGTGCTGGCAGGCATTATTGGGAGGTAGAAGTGAAAGACAAGCCTGAATGGATCGTGGGTGTCTGTGAAGACTCGcttcccagaaggagaaagagtcAGAATCAGTGGATTTTAGTACAGGATGGATTATGGGGTATTGGACGATGCAGTCAGAGTAATTATGTTGCATTGGGccctaaaaaaattaatcttctgCCAAGAGTAACACCCAGTAAGATTGGCGTGTTTTTGGACTATGATTTGGGTGAGGTTTCCTTTTACAATTTGAGTGATAGAGCTCTTCTCTATATTTTTAGTGATTGTTTTACAGAAGCACTTTGGCCTTATTTCTATACTGGAACTGACTCTAAACCTCTTAAAATCTGTACAGTAGCAGATTCTGAATGA
- the LOC116148970 gene encoding tripartite motif-containing protein 75, with translation MADSTEVTALCGMQFFQICKSTAVRVKRAHDPVLTALSHFVGEVTLMQRGSWDLEEVTEVKEATLATARATEFRRPFGAQRPGQGVRTEGAPACQRGDPAARPPEKTHLGAAPMAVAAALAGLQAEANCPVCLDGLSDPVTIDCGHNFCRRCIQQSWAHLEDRFPCPVCRHPCQERHVRSNTQLGRMIDIARQLGGRRSKRRRREEPRLCERHHQVLGLFCEDDLELLCPLCTQPPEHQGHVVRSVGEAAAHHRKRLGSYVEPLKTRVADAQSLVAAQDRKLLELREQVQRQRRELALEFGQLNRAVDREQEAVLERLVQEERDIQEQLGANVAAFSDHISTLKGLLQEVAERSVLPGVRLLRGIGGVLRRCEGLRCPAVYSFQLRREGCSLPPQHSALRKIIQTFREDVSLDPETAHPSLLVSEDRKSATFLGRKRRAPRGARRFSAEPAVLGAQGFARGRRYWEVRLGGPAWAVGVCADPADPAPGTRAGRPAGPGGRWTVRLRGGAYEAQGPGGAVPLELKDRPGGVGVYLDYELGAVSFYSVDDRSHLHSFSAAFSEVLKPYFCIRSDSLTVCAVRDYGGDPSQQGPADN, from the exons ATGGCAGACAGCACGGAGGTGACAGCTCTGTGTGGGATGCAGTTTTTCCAAATCTGTAAATCTACAGCAGTCAGAGTGAAAAGAGCTCACGATCCTGTCCTTACTGCTCTGTCACATTTTGTTGGGGAGGTGACCCTCATGCAGCGGGGAAGCTGGGATCTGGAAGAAGTGACA GAAGTGAAGGAAGCCACTCTGGCCACTGCCCGCGCCACCGAGTTCCGACGGCCCTTCGGAGCGCAGCGTCCTGGACAAGGAGTGAGAACCGAGGGTGCGCCTGCTTGTCAGCGCGGAGACCCTGCAGCCCGGCCTCCAGAGAAAACCCACCTCGGTGCAGCCCCGATGGCGGTGGCGGCGGCCCTGGCTGGACTCCAGGCAGAAGCCAACTGTCCCGTGTGTCTGGACGGCCTGAGCGACCCCGTCACCATCGACTGTGGGCACAACTTCTGCCGCCGCTGCATCCAGCAGTCCTGGGCTCACCTGGAGGACAGGTTCCCTTGCCCCGTGTGCCGCCACCCGTGCCAGGAGCGGCACGTCAGGAGCAACACCCAGCTGGGCAGGATGATCGACATCGCCAGACAGCTGGGCGGCCGCAGGAGCAAGAGGAGGAGGCGCGAGGAGCCGCGCCTGTGCGAGCGGCACCACCAGGTCCTGGGCCTCTTCTGCGAGGACGACCTGGAGCTGCTGTGTCCCCTGTGCACGCAGCCCCCTGAGCACCAGGGCCACGTGGTGAGGTCCGTGGGCGAGGCCGCCGCTCACCACCGCAAGAGGCTCGGCAGTTACGTGGAGCCCCTGAAGACGCGGGTGGCCGACGCTCAGAGCCTGGTGGCCGCGCAGGACAGGAAGCTGCTGGAGCTGCGGGAGCAGGTGCAGCGCCAGCGGCGGGAGCTGGCCTTGGAGTTCGGGCAGCTGAACCGGGCTGTGGACCGCGAGCAGGAGGCCGTCCTGGAGAGGCTGGTCCAGGAGGAGCGGGACATCCAGGAGCAGCTGGGCGCCAACGTGGCCGCCTTCTCGGACCACATTTCCACCCTGAAGGGCCTCCTGCAGGAGGTGGCCGAGCGGAGCGTGCTGCCCGGCGTGAGGCTGCTGAGAGGCATCGGGGGCGTCCTGCGCAGGTGCGAGGGCCTGCGGTGCCCCGCCGTCTACTCCTTCCAGCTGCGCCGCGAAGGCTGCAGCCTCCCCCCGCAGCACTCGGCTCTGCGCAAAATCATCCAGACGTTCCGGGAGGACGTGAGCCTGGACCCCGAGACGGCGCACCCCAGCCTGCTGGTGTCCGAGGACAGGAAGTCCGCGACGTTCCTGGGGAGGAAGCGGAGGGCGCCCCGCGGCGCGCGGAGGTTCAGCGCGGAGCCGGCGGTGCTGGGCGCCCAGGGCTTCGCGCGCGGCCGGCGGTACTGGGAGGTGCGGCTGGGCGGGCCGGCGTGGGCGGTGGGCGTCTGCGCGGACCCCGCGGACCCCGCCCCCGGGACGCGCGCGGGGCGCCCGGCGGGACCCGGCGGCCGCTGGACGGTGCGGCTGCGCGGCGGGGCGTACGAGGCGCAGGGGCCCGGGGGCGCCGTCCCCCTGGAGCTGAAGGACCGGCCCGGCGGGGTGGGCGTGTACCTGGACTACGAGCTGGGCGCCGTGTCCTTCTACAGTGTGGACGACAGGTCTCACCTCCACTCCTTCTCCGCGGCGTTTTCGGAAGTCCTGAAGCCCTACTTCTGCATCAGGAGCGACTCTCTCACAGTCTGCGCGGTGAGAGACTACGGGGGTGATCCCAGCCAACAGGGACCTGCAGATAACTGA